In the Ctenopharyngodon idella isolate HZGC_01 chromosome 21, HZGC01, whole genome shotgun sequence genome, atgaaaatattacattattatgaaATCACAGTAGACAGTCAAGATTAGCTTCCagaattttattaacaaaatagctgaatatatttatatgtatacacacacacaggctggTGAATAAATGGGGTCGTTCTGACCCTTTTCATGTAAATAGAGATAACAGAGAGATTCAGAGTTTGAGAACTTTCATTAGATTAAATGGTACAAAAAATGAACCAGAACTTAtagtgcttttgtcattttactaaatttaaaataaaatgcttaataaaatagaaagcttttaaaaaaaataggtatataaaaataaaaggtatactaaagtatattaaaatgcaaatgtagTTCATCTGAAAACACAGACCACTGAAACATTCGTTCAAatgaattgaaattgaaatgcAAAAACCAGTTCTTAATCTTTACCATCGTGTCTTAtagattcattcaggagtgaGTCAAACTCTTACtctgtttttttcctcaggaTGACCAGAAACGGCGGACACTGTAAGCTGTTTCCCATGATGCCCTTCAGTGTGACGCAGAGCGTGTGTTGCTGCAGGTGCTTCAGGTGCGGCGTGACGTCGAAGCGAAGGCCACAGTCGTCGGGCAGGACGGACGGGGAGTCGTGGGGCTGAACGGGGTTCGGGTGGGTCGGTGAGTTGGTCTGAAGTTCAATCCTTTCTTCAGCTGGAACAGATTCACTGATCGACAGGAGAACAAAAGCTTCATCCCACGTGCTGCATCTCGAAATAATCAACCAGCAGAAGTCGTCCGACTCGCCTGCAGAGAGTCAACGGGAATATAAAGACAATCAACTTTATTTCTACACAGAgtcagtgatgcaaacagagttcaattctgctgtaaagcagctttaaaAGACAACACTGAATAAATGTGAAGTTCATCACTGATGGaatgagttaaagggttagttcaccccaaaatgaaaccCTAACCATTTAAATATCAGTTATAAAGCAGTGGTCATCATCCACTTTTCTGtgcactttttgtttttattcttacTATCCGATGACCCATGAAAAAGAGCCTCCATCTCAGTCTTCACGAGTGTTTTCATGACACATCTAACACACATTAGAAACGGGCGGCTCTTACCGGGCTGTGAGTCTCTGAACCGGACCGTGAGCTTCTGCTGCCGGTCTACAATCTGCCTGTAAGTGAGCGCCGTACAGCTCAACACACACACGGAGGGCAGCTCGGCGTCCTTGGACATTTCAGTAACAACCTCACCCTTATCCAAACACTCCCAGCTGTTCTCCTGAGCGAACAGACAGAGGACGGCCGAAAGCAGCGTTCCCCAGCGCAGCCACGCCATCGTGCTTCAGGACGGGTCGAAGCGATGCAGAGCGTTCCTGCGTGTGTTTGCTGTTCTTCTCTGTTCAGTGTTCAGGGTCAGACGCCCCGCGGGTCTAGTCCATCCGCACCGACGGGTCAAAGACTGAAGCAGAGGAAGAGGGAGCTGGTCTGAATTCTTTTACTGAGTGCGCAACAGCatgtgatacacacacacacacacacacacatttttaaacaatgtgtGCCAATAAACTCCCAAAATAACCCATGTCAGGAATGCATTGCAAGTAACCTGCAGCCACAGTCATTACTAACCAATGAAAAGTGAGGATTAAAgaagttcatgtgagttcaatctgaaaaaaatcaattcagCATTTGTTTTGAAACACAGAAGCTGCCAgaagtgacacacacacacacacacacacacatgaatgtCGAGGAACTGAGTTCAATGCATCTTTTATAAGGTGAAATAAGGACATCACACCTTTATGTCATGAAAGCCTTGTTTAATAAACATTCTGCTGATACATTTGATATAAAGTGTAAATCTACTAAACATGCATGTGAAAGTGTTAGTTAAGAGCTGTTCCTGGTATATATGAAATGGTTTTAATATTTTCCAATACAATGGTGTGTATAACATGGAAACATATCCAGAAGAGACTTGGTttacaaagacaaacaaaagaaataacaaaaaattatagtcatgaaacataaaaaaaaaatctataaaactGTTTTTGAAGGACGCATCTGAAATTATGTTGAATTACGGCCAGTTCAGGTCTTATTTTCAAACGAAGCCAAAATGTTTCATTCTGGAATGTCATTCCATTCTAATCTACAAGACCGGGacatttcccagcatgcagAGGCACGTCGACAGCTAACGACCGCATCTGAAGCCACAATACATTAAGAACTTGATTCAAGAGAAGGACATTTTAATTTGGTCCTCAGAGTCGCAGAGGGAAAGTTTTGGCAGAGCTGCTCCACAACATTTTTTTGAGGAACAGTCGCTGGCCACTGAAATCATGCCAGACCCATAAAACCCTGCAGTTTAAAACAGATTTGGGCTTGAACTGATTCGTAACAGAGGGTTCATTGTGCTGAATAACAACGGGATTCGTTTGAGAACTTCATGTTTTctgaaaactatatatatatatatatatatatatatatatgtgtgtgtgtctccacATCATTTTCACATACACCCTTAAAGAGTCCGAGAGACTCCCAACAGCAGCAAAAGTCAAACATTAAAGAAGCTAAATAAGTTTGTGCTAAGCCATAAACCTACAACTCTGAGAGAGACTGTGAGGCTTCTTAGGAAGGGGTCGTGACCTCCGGCTCCTGAGTGTTGCAGCCACACTCGCGGGTCAGACTCGCCGAGGACAGAACCAGACTGCTCCATTCATCCACGTAGACGAACGGGACAATGTCGTGAGCCGTCGGCTTACAGCACTGTGGAAGACATCAAGATCAGGTCTCAGAAGAGCTCGTCTGAAGGGTTTCATCagtgtaacacacacacacacacacacctgcgcAGACGCACTCTCAGCGTAGACGCTCGGCCCGCAGGATCGGCACAGGACGAAGGTCACGCTCTCCGGATAAACCACCCAGCGGTCCCAGCCCAAATCTGACATAATGACACAGGAGAGGATTAGGGGTCATAAAGAAAGAATCACGTCTAAAGGAAACGAAGCCTTGCTTTCATTACATTGTGCTAATATTTATTGTAGTTGTATGGCCTCTAATTTTGAGattcattatttatgcatttacagTTTTgcaactaaaaaacaaaactcagTTTTTTGGGTTGACCTCAAAAGACTCATTTGAACGCTCACCTTTCATGAAGACCTGAGAGGAACATTTACAGCAGGTGGAGTTTCCAGAGTCCTCAGGGATCGAGGGATTACCTGCGGAAGAGAGACGAGGTTTACTCATGAACCTTCACCTGAGCCTGAAATCTGGGGATCGTACCTGTCGAGGATGGGACGGCGCTCTTGAAAAAGTCTTTCCACTGCTCACGCAGAAGACTCATCCGGGGCACGGACACACGGGGCTCCTGCTGGAGGTTCAGAGATTCCAGAAGGACTTTCCTGATTTCCAGTTCTCCTCTGCATCtgcaacaaacacaaacacacacacacatttgcaaTGCACTGTCATCACGCCTTTGCTTGGCAAATTGCAGCCAAATATTTGGGCTCAGGGTTCGACCCTGTAAGAAGACACCGGGGAAGCTGCCCTCGTTTATATTTACAGATCATTGCGTGTGTCTGTGGAGTCTGTACTCAACGTAACGGTAGTGTCAGGAGAAACTAGAGTGTCTGATAATAACCAGTAATGCTCTTTCGGCCAGTCCAGCATGATCAGGTCACTGAGTCTCAAATGTCCAAATATCAGACTTCAGAGCCTAAACTCCTATAAATACTGATCACACTGTTACCAGATTGTCTACTAACAGCTGTAAAAGTGCATGAAACGCTCTCCAAAACTGAGCAAATGAGCAAAAGTCTTGAAAACAAGCTCTTCGATTCACTCGTCATGGCATTAAAACCTCGGATCTTACCTCTTGGTTTTCACagcagatgatgatgatgatgatgatgaggacgAGGCCTCAGGAGAAGGATGGAGAACAAACATCTTCCCGAGAGGAAGGCCGAACAGCACGACTGCGACACACAACACCAGACGCATGTCTGCGGACTCAGAGTTAGCGCTCGTGTCTCGTGACGGACGCTCTCTGCAGGCGAATGAATGGATGTTGTTTGGAGTGGCCTGGGAAAGCAGGGATTTATCTGTTTCGGCCAAGCTCGGCCTTGGAATACTTTACACTGTTTTCATGTTGAGCGAACATGATGGTGTTGAAAAGGAGGTGGAGAATGAAGAAAAACACCAGTGAATTCTGTCATACGGTTACATGGTAGCAATGATGATAAACTCAAACCTGCAGGAGGACAGATGGCAAGTATGAGAAAGATCAGAGAGGAACGACAGAAGAAGCCACTGACGAAACAGGCCTGCACCTGTGTCTGTTCTTTAATCACAGATTAATCTCAGTTTCCCATTAAACTCTCGAACGCTctttaaagagctcaaagatgaaCAGGAGAATCTTATCTTCTCAGTCATTTCACATATAACAAGAGTCACAAATCAAAACATCAATGTTTTCTCATCGTCTTTGAGTTGATCTCGAACTGAAAAGGTTTtcatttttctgtcatttctcATGAGAAAATACGAAGCTGTTGCAGCATCTGTAGTTTCTCTTCTGACCTCAGATGAACCGAATCAAAGGAACGCTGCCGTGTTTGTCCTTGACTGAAACTCCCTCGAGTCAGGAGGAATTCCACACCTGCGTGTGAACGGCCATCTAAAGAAAGAAACAACCGTCCTCATTCTGAGAAACCTGAGCCGTTTCAGGACAACTTAATATACTTGTATCTACTGCTGGACTGtcaagaaatgtgttttctgCTGTAACCATTTATTCACATATTGGTCAAAAACAATACTGTTGTTGTTTGTCATTCTTACACTTCTATCCCCAATCCTGAATATGTGCGACATTATCTCAACCCCATCACAGAACATTTATACACtcgaaatatgaataaataaatcaaatctaGTAgaattctttgtttttatacattaaagCCGTGATGATTGGGGACAACTGGTCTGTTTTTCAATgacaaacatttacaaatacatgaatgttttatttttatatccaTTAAGTTCTGTGACTCGATAATTAGATGTCAACCACGAGAACAGAAGGCTCAAACACGCGGAGCGATGGCCTTTAACACACTCTTTATCCGTCTATTCTGGGTTGTAGCCGAGCCGCAGTATTAACCCTAATCCAGCCGCGGCTGGTGTGGATGAGCTCCATTTctccatctgtccatctgtccatctgtctctgCGCAGGGAAGAGTGTTTGAGTTGAAGAGCTGCGCTGGACTCTGAGGGCATGCTGGGACTCTGACGGGTGAGTGTGACGTTCTGTCCTTTTATAAAGAATCAGAGCTAATTACTCTTTAGAGTTCGAGAACAGAGAACGAAAATTGTGTTAATAATCAATTAGTCTCCTTGAGAAAACAGAGAATGAAATGACCACATTATTTCTGATTCTCACTGATGTGAGGGGAATTATTGATCATTGTGAAATTGAGATTACAAGCGTTCACTGCCACAGACACATTTACTCATCTGA is a window encoding:
- the gsdf gene encoding gonadal somatic cell derived factor; translated protein: MRLVLCVAVVLFGLPLGKMFVLHPSPEASSSSSSSSSSAVKTKRCRGELEIRKVLLESLNLQQEPRVSVPRMSLLREQWKDFFKSAVPSSTGNPSIPEDSGNSTCCKCSSQVFMKDLGWDRWVVYPESVTFVLCRSCGPSVYAESASAQCCKPTAHDIVPFVYVDEWSSLVLSSASLTRECGCNTQEPEVTTPS